The following proteins are encoded in a genomic region of Hyla sarda isolate aHylSar1 chromosome 3, aHylSar1.hap1, whole genome shotgun sequence:
- the LOC130360455 gene encoding olfactory receptor 13C9-like: protein MDYGNQTLLKELILIGFGLDWSQYQKTRILICIVFLFMYMLIILGNSFLVFTVIVSPKLHTPMYYFLCHLSFIDLCFTSSTIPKFLHDIMYNTGIISVTGCLVQMNISLFLGIAECLLLAVMAYDRYIAICSPLYYTIIMSWRVCVYITVIMWSVSLVSSTIPTLIKPLVFCRENKLNHFACENLVVLEQACGDLSTTKFFTFVQSFFILLSPFIFIVVTYICIISAILKISSAQGRSKSFSTCASHLTVVIMFYGTILTTYTAQSKLSSNLKYISISYGGVTPFLNPLVYSLRNNEVKGAFKKLLTKHSVMRLFHRDRN from the coding sequence ATGGATTATGGTAACCAGACTTTGCTGAAGGAATTGATCTTGATTGGATTTGGATTGGATTGGTCCCAATACCAGAAAACAAGAATATTAATTTGCATCGTATTCTTATTCATGTATATGTTGATCATCCTGGGGAACAGTTTCCTGGTCTTCACCGTCATTGTCAGTCCTAAGTTACACACTCCTATGTATTATTTCTTATGTCATTTGTCTTTCATTGATTTGTGCTTCACGTCCTCCACTATACCAAAATTTCTGCATGATATCATGTATAATACAGGGATAATTTCTGTCACCGGATGTTTGGTCCAAATGAACATTAGTCTTTTTCTGGGGATAGCTGAGTGTTTATTACTGGCGGTGATGGCCTATGACCGGTATATTGCTATATGCTCCCCCTTATATTACACCATCATTATGAGCTGGAGGGTCTGTGTATACATTACAGTCATCATGTGGTCAGTAAGTTTAGTCTCCTCTACTATCCCGACCCTCATAAAACCTCTTGTATTCTGTAGGGAAAACAAACTGAACCACTTTGCTTGTGAGAACTTAGTGGTTCTTGAGCAGGCGTGCGGGGATCTCTCCACTACTAAATTCTTCACATTTGTTCAGAGTTTCTTTATTCTTTTATCACCTTTTATATTCATTGTGGTGACTTATATTTGTATCATTTCCGCTATATTAAAGATAAGTTCTGCTCAGGGTAGATCTAAATCCTTCTCTACCTGCGCCTCCCACCTCACTGTGGTTATTATGTTTTATGGGACAATTTTGACCACATACACGGCACAATCTAAATTGTCTTCTAACCTGAAATATATTTCTATAAGCTATGGGGGTGTTACTCCATTTTTAAATCCTTTGGTCTACAGCCTGAGGAATAATGAAGTAAAAGGCGCCTTTAAGAAATTATTGACCAAACACTCAGTAATGCGACTGTTTCATAGAGACAGAAATTAA